The sequence below is a genomic window from Fusobacterium varium.
AATTAGTTGAATTAAAAAGAAAATATAACTTTGATCTGATGGTTGATGAAGCTCACTCTTATGGGGTTAATGGATATGGAATTGCCTATGAAAATAATCTTGTACAAGATATTGATTTTCTCGTTATCCCCTTAGGAAAAGGTGGGGGATCTGTTGGTTCATATCTTCTTTGTTCCCAACTTTGCAAAGATTATATTATCAATAAAAATAGAAAATTTATCTTTACAACTGCTCTACCTCCTGTAAATAATTGCTGGAATCTATTTATTTTAAAAAAGATGCCTGAATTTTTAGAAAAAAGAGAGAGATTACAAGAGCTAATAAGATATTTTTTATCTCTATTAAAAGAAAATAGTATTGATACTTCCTCTACTACACATATTGTTAGTATTATAATTGGAGATAATAAAAAAATTATAAAAATAGCTGAAAATCTAAAAAATAAAGGTTTTTTAGTATATGGAGTTAAAGAGCCAACAGTGCCAAAAGGGAGTGCTAGATTTAGAATAGGATTAAACCCTAACTTTTCTAAGGAAGATCTGGAAAGATTTGTAAAGGAGTTAAAATATGAAATTGATAGTGTTCTTTAATGGCTGGGGAATGGATAATAAAGCTGTTGATCATCTTACTATCCCTAAAAATTATGAGGTTAAAATAGTGAATTTCCCATATGATTTAGATAGCTCTATCTTTAAAAACTATGAAGATGTAATAGCTATTGGTTGGTCTTTTGGAAGCTACTATTTATGCAAATATTTAAACTATAATAATATAAAATTAGATAAAGTTATCTCTATTAATGGAGTTCCTGAAACAATAGGGGAGTTTGGAATCCCTGAAAGAATTTTTGAAGC
It includes:
- a CDS encoding aminotransferase class I/II-fold pyridoxal phosphate-dependent enzyme, with the translated sequence MNNKFLQEELNSLKETNNFRVLKECNSSLINFSSNDYLGLANDKELLNEFYSNYHCKLSSSSSRLIDGSYPEVMELERELEKIYNRAGIVFNSGFDANSSIIETFYNKDTLIISDRLNHASIYDGIVNSGAKLLRYKHLDMENLENLLIKYRDKYEDILVVTETVYSMDGDVADIKKLVELKRKYNFDLMVDEAHSYGVNGYGIAYENNLVQDIDFLVIPLGKGGGSVGSYLLCSQLCKDYIINKNRKFIFTTALPPVNNCWNLFILKKMPEFLEKRERLQELIRYFLSLLKENSIDTSSTTHIVSIIIGDNKKIIKIAENLKNKGFLVYGVKEPTVPKGSARFRIGLNPNFSKEDLERFVKELKYEIDSVL